In a single window of the Cucumis melo cultivar AY chromosome 11, USDA_Cmelo_AY_1.0, whole genome shotgun sequence genome:
- the LOC103498819 gene encoding uncharacterized protein LOC103498819 isoform X2 encodes MADYFRFNPSEYSLHSTVELQKAWYLFTILLDIGRPASVEELAVRCELFNATACIVRYLCEIPDSPICLGDDDLVYISIVAISAMGRYFSKATSGWDFSRRGFGVIESNRFCGRDVKTYSRKRRRSVLDSGGPFHGKKILTSTSGIGNGSCMSITRKISHNYAEVRPADYVTLASLNSLTVDLPFEKFEMGHLDVKVDEVPYSLNCPDSPKFLMCHAREMRADVAAQASKTMIKDDVVPLSENGHDHHMHEVQKGSSMPNLVHTDRGMSYNFDLSLGASCSSTNALFYDKNYNMQAYVQPLEVNKGICTRHLSNISEWKVEDEKNKICEMQNCLEYTKTTENHLVHLEEHTGICEAEKNFLDLRNEVSISSMVGGDIFRKEETQIPCSIAEQPCNEEPCVKTLGEVDGSQKCTPSPEEILRESSVNKKVSLPVKQQNRHNNTHKLMSKVQKFKKNSNGSVHIKENPLDPTNSSMKLEKTSFPQFESFIIEEEEGSGGYGTVYRARRKKDGKRMAIKCPHVNAHKHNVNNELKMLERFGGRNFIIKYEGSISSGNSECLILEHVEHDRPEVLKKEIDIVRLQWYGFCLFRALAYLHKQGVMHRDVKPGNFLFSRKQNKGYLIDFNLAMDLQQKYSIAKKKNVRGSVSLSRGETGKSKQPGEHEKNLKRRVYVPLKQYPDMRGGSAVRSQGADGSGVTSAKDVTSARTFSAENMREPLPSQGRKELLSLVQNALRNADHASQNSSDLRRKRIAAPPSKEDNNIIHPSPMLVHCTGISLTGLRLLKTKGDAKRKREGSCAGTKGFRAPEVLLRSLHQGPQVDVWSAGVTLLYLMVGRSPFTGDPEQNIKDIAKLRGSEDLWEVAKLHDRESAFPGELFNIKSFPPMDLQSWVKAHTKRPDFVKLIPRSLFDLVDKCLTVNPRQRITADEALKHEFFIPCFERLRKQKMLRRGSSSTSADVLGERETVLGQSFEVSR; translated from the exons ATGGCTGATTATTTTCGTTTTAATCCGAGTGAGTATAGTCTTCATAGTACTGTTGAGCTGCAGAAAGCTTGGTATTTGTTCACGATATTGTTGGATATTGGTCGTCCTGCTTCTGTTGAAGAACTTGCTGTGAGATGCGAATTGTTCAATGCTACGGCTTGTATTGTTCGGTATCTGTGTGAAATTCCTGATTCTCCTATCTGTTTGGGGGATGATGATCTTGTGTACATCTCTATTGTTGCGATTTCTGCTATGGGGCGGTATTTTTCGAAGGCTACTAGTGGATGGGATTTTTCTAGACGGGGTTTTGGAGTTATAGAATCGAATAGGTTCTGCGGTAGGGATGTTAAAACGTACTCGCGGAAACGGAGAAGATCAGTATTGGATTCTGGAGGACCTTTTCATGGGAAAAAGATTTTGACTTCAACTTCTGGAATTG GGAATGGAAGTTGTATGTCAATAACAAGGAAGATTTCTCATAATTATGCCGAG GTACGACCTGCTGACTATGTGACTCTCGCCAGTTTAAATTCGCTGACAGTTGATTTGCCTTTTGAAAAATTTGAAATGGGACATTTGGATGTAAAAGTCGATGAAGTGCCCTACTCTCTTAATTGTCCCGATTCTCCAAAATTTTTGATGTGTCATGCTCGAGAAATGAGAGCTGATGTTGCTGCTCAAGCAAGTAAAACTATGATTAAAGATGATGTTGTGCCTTTAAGTGAGAATGGACATGATCATCACATGCACGAAGTCCAAAAAGGCTCAAGTATGCCTAATTTAGTGCACACGGACAGAGGAATGTCATATAACTTTGATCTTTCTCTAGGTGCATCGTGTAGCTCCACAAACGCACTTTTCTATGACAAGAACTACAATATGCAAGCTTATGTTCAACCGCTTGAGGTTAACAAAGGGATTTGCACTAGGCATCTTTCTAATATTTCGGAATGGAAGGTAGAAGATGAGAAAAATAAGATTTGTGAAATGCAGAATTGCTTGGAATACACTAAAACAACAGAAAACCATCTTGTTCATTTGGAAGAGCACACAGGAATTTGTGAAGCAGAAAAAAACTTCCTAGACTTGAGAAACGAAGTAAGTATATCAAGCATGGTTGGGGGTGATATATTCAGGAAGGAAGAAACTCAGATTCCCTGTTCCATAGCTGAACAACCATGTAATGAGGAGCCATGTGTCAAGACCTTGGGGGAAGTAGATGGATCACAAAAATGTACTCCATCTCCTGAGGAAATTCTCAGGGAGTCTTCTGTCAATAAGAAGGTTTCTCTCCCTGTCAAGCAGCAAAACCGACATAACAATACTCATAAACTGATGTCTAAGGTGCAGAAGTTCAAGAAGAATTCAAATGGGAGTGTGCACATTAAGGAAAATCCTTTGGACCCTACCAATTCATCTATGAAG TTGGAGAAAACATCATTTCCTCAGTTTGAGTCTTTCATTATCGAGGAAGAAGAAGGTTCTG GTGGCTATGGAACTGTTTACAGGGCTCGGAGAAAAAAAGATGGGAAACGGATGGCTATCAAAT GCCCCCATGTCAATGCTCACAAACACAATGTAAACAATGAGCTAAAAATGCTCGAGCGGTTTGG GGGAAGGAACTTCATAATCAAGTATGAAGGGTCCATTAGTAGTGGCAACAGCGAGTGCTTAATTCTGGAACATGTCGAACATGACAGACCTGAG GTTCTGAAGAAAGAAATTGATATAGTTCGGCTACAGTGGTATGGTTTCTGCTTGTTTAGGGCTTTGGCATATCTGCATAAGCAG GGGGTTATGCACAGGGACGTAAAGCCTGGTAACTTCCTGTTCTCTAGAAAACAGAACAAAGGTTACCTCATTGATTTTAACCTTGCCATG GATTTACAGCAGAAGTACTCTATAGCAA aaaagaagaatgtCAGAGGTTCTGTATCTCTCAGCAGGGGAGAAACAGGAAAATCTAAGCAACCTGGCGAACACGAAAAGAACTTGAAAAGGAGAGTTTATGTACCCTTGAAACAATATCCAGATATGCGTGGTGGGAGTGCAGTACGAAGCCAGGGTGCAGATGGATCTGGTGTAACCTCTGCAAAGGATGTAACAAGTGCTAGGACGTTTTCCGCAGAAAATATGAGAGAGCCTCTTCCATCTCAAGGAAGAAAGGAACTGCTAAGTTTGGTGCAAAATGCATTACGAAATGCAGACCATGCTAGCCAAAATAGCTCCGATCTACGAAGAAAAAGGATAGCTGCTCCTCCAAGCAAGGAAGACAATAACATTATACATCCAAGTCCAATGCTGGTCCATTGCACTGGCATTTCTTTAACTGGTCTCAGGTTACTAAAAACTAAAG GAGATGCAAAACGTAAAAGAGAGGGTTCTTGTGCTGGGACAAAGGGGTTTCGAGCTCCAGAG GTCCTACTCAGATCCCTACATCAAGGTCCTCAGGTCGATGTCTGGTCTGCTGGCGTTactcttctctatctaatggtTGGAAGAAGTCCTTTTACTGGAGACCCTGAACA GAACATAAAAGACATTGCTAAACTGAGGGGCAGTGAAGATTTATGGGAGGTGGCCAAATTACATGATCGTGAATCTGCATTTCCAGGG GAGTTGTTTAACATAAAATCCTTCCCACCTATGGATTTGCAAAGTTGGGTTAAGGCTCACACAAAGCGACCGGATTTTGTCAAGCTCATCCCGAGATCACTATTCGATCTAGTAGATAAGTGCCTCACAGTTAATCCAAGGCAAAGGATTACGGCCGATGAAGCTCTAAAGCATGAGTTCTTCATCCCATGCTTCGAGAGACTTCGGAAGCAGAAAATGCTTCGACGAGGTTCTAGCTCGACCTCTGCCGATGTCTTGGGAGAACGCGAAACGGTTCTTGGACAGTCATTTGAGGTTTCAAGATGA
- the LOC103498819 gene encoding uncharacterized protein LOC103498819 isoform X1, translated as MADYFRFNPSEYSLHSTVELQKAWYLFTILLDIGRPASVEELAVRCELFNATACIVRYLCEIPDSPICLGDDDLVYISIVAISAMGRYFSKATSGWDFSRRGFGVIESNRFCGRDVKTYSRKRRRSVLDSGGPFHGKKILTSTSGIGNGSCMSITRKISHNYAEVRPADYVTLASLNSLTVDLPFEKFEMGHLDVKVDEVPYSLNCPDSPKFLMCHAREMRADVAAQASKTMIKDDVVPLSENGHDHHMHEVQKGSSMPNLVHTDRGMSYNFDLSLGASCSSTNALFYDKNYNMQAYVQPLEVNKGICTRHLSNISEWKVEDEKNKICEMQNCLEYTKTTENHLVHLEEHTGICEAEKNFLDLRNEVSISSMVGGDIFRKEETQIPCSIAEQPCNEEPCVKTLGEVDGSQKCTPSPEEILRESSVNKKVSLPVKQQNRHNNTHKLMSKVQKFKKNSNGSVHIKENPLDPTNSSMKLEKTSFPQFESFIIEEEEGSGGYGTVYRARRKKDGKRMAIKCPHVNAHKHNVNNELKMLERFGGRNFIIKYEGSISSGNSECLILEHVEHDRPEVLKKEIDIVRLQWYGFCLFRALAYLHKQGVMHRDVKPGNFLFSRKQNKGYLIDFNLAMDLQQKYSIATVKEKKNVRGSVSLSRGETGKSKQPGEHEKNLKRRVYVPLKQYPDMRGGSAVRSQGADGSGVTSAKDVTSARTFSAENMREPLPSQGRKELLSLVQNALRNADHASQNSSDLRRKRIAAPPSKEDNNIIHPSPMLVHCTGISLTGLRLLKTKGDAKRKREGSCAGTKGFRAPEVLLRSLHQGPQVDVWSAGVTLLYLMVGRSPFTGDPEQNIKDIAKLRGSEDLWEVAKLHDRESAFPGELFNIKSFPPMDLQSWVKAHTKRPDFVKLIPRSLFDLVDKCLTVNPRQRITADEALKHEFFIPCFERLRKQKMLRRGSSSTSADVLGERETVLGQSFEVSR; from the exons ATGGCTGATTATTTTCGTTTTAATCCGAGTGAGTATAGTCTTCATAGTACTGTTGAGCTGCAGAAAGCTTGGTATTTGTTCACGATATTGTTGGATATTGGTCGTCCTGCTTCTGTTGAAGAACTTGCTGTGAGATGCGAATTGTTCAATGCTACGGCTTGTATTGTTCGGTATCTGTGTGAAATTCCTGATTCTCCTATCTGTTTGGGGGATGATGATCTTGTGTACATCTCTATTGTTGCGATTTCTGCTATGGGGCGGTATTTTTCGAAGGCTACTAGTGGATGGGATTTTTCTAGACGGGGTTTTGGAGTTATAGAATCGAATAGGTTCTGCGGTAGGGATGTTAAAACGTACTCGCGGAAACGGAGAAGATCAGTATTGGATTCTGGAGGACCTTTTCATGGGAAAAAGATTTTGACTTCAACTTCTGGAATTG GGAATGGAAGTTGTATGTCAATAACAAGGAAGATTTCTCATAATTATGCCGAG GTACGACCTGCTGACTATGTGACTCTCGCCAGTTTAAATTCGCTGACAGTTGATTTGCCTTTTGAAAAATTTGAAATGGGACATTTGGATGTAAAAGTCGATGAAGTGCCCTACTCTCTTAATTGTCCCGATTCTCCAAAATTTTTGATGTGTCATGCTCGAGAAATGAGAGCTGATGTTGCTGCTCAAGCAAGTAAAACTATGATTAAAGATGATGTTGTGCCTTTAAGTGAGAATGGACATGATCATCACATGCACGAAGTCCAAAAAGGCTCAAGTATGCCTAATTTAGTGCACACGGACAGAGGAATGTCATATAACTTTGATCTTTCTCTAGGTGCATCGTGTAGCTCCACAAACGCACTTTTCTATGACAAGAACTACAATATGCAAGCTTATGTTCAACCGCTTGAGGTTAACAAAGGGATTTGCACTAGGCATCTTTCTAATATTTCGGAATGGAAGGTAGAAGATGAGAAAAATAAGATTTGTGAAATGCAGAATTGCTTGGAATACACTAAAACAACAGAAAACCATCTTGTTCATTTGGAAGAGCACACAGGAATTTGTGAAGCAGAAAAAAACTTCCTAGACTTGAGAAACGAAGTAAGTATATCAAGCATGGTTGGGGGTGATATATTCAGGAAGGAAGAAACTCAGATTCCCTGTTCCATAGCTGAACAACCATGTAATGAGGAGCCATGTGTCAAGACCTTGGGGGAAGTAGATGGATCACAAAAATGTACTCCATCTCCTGAGGAAATTCTCAGGGAGTCTTCTGTCAATAAGAAGGTTTCTCTCCCTGTCAAGCAGCAAAACCGACATAACAATACTCATAAACTGATGTCTAAGGTGCAGAAGTTCAAGAAGAATTCAAATGGGAGTGTGCACATTAAGGAAAATCCTTTGGACCCTACCAATTCATCTATGAAG TTGGAGAAAACATCATTTCCTCAGTTTGAGTCTTTCATTATCGAGGAAGAAGAAGGTTCTG GTGGCTATGGAACTGTTTACAGGGCTCGGAGAAAAAAAGATGGGAAACGGATGGCTATCAAAT GCCCCCATGTCAATGCTCACAAACACAATGTAAACAATGAGCTAAAAATGCTCGAGCGGTTTGG GGGAAGGAACTTCATAATCAAGTATGAAGGGTCCATTAGTAGTGGCAACAGCGAGTGCTTAATTCTGGAACATGTCGAACATGACAGACCTGAG GTTCTGAAGAAAGAAATTGATATAGTTCGGCTACAGTGGTATGGTTTCTGCTTGTTTAGGGCTTTGGCATATCTGCATAAGCAG GGGGTTATGCACAGGGACGTAAAGCCTGGTAACTTCCTGTTCTCTAGAAAACAGAACAAAGGTTACCTCATTGATTTTAACCTTGCCATG GATTTACAGCAGAAGTACTCTATAGCAA CggttaaagaaaagaagaatgtCAGAGGTTCTGTATCTCTCAGCAGGGGAGAAACAGGAAAATCTAAGCAACCTGGCGAACACGAAAAGAACTTGAAAAGGAGAGTTTATGTACCCTTGAAACAATATCCAGATATGCGTGGTGGGAGTGCAGTACGAAGCCAGGGTGCAGATGGATCTGGTGTAACCTCTGCAAAGGATGTAACAAGTGCTAGGACGTTTTCCGCAGAAAATATGAGAGAGCCTCTTCCATCTCAAGGAAGAAAGGAACTGCTAAGTTTGGTGCAAAATGCATTACGAAATGCAGACCATGCTAGCCAAAATAGCTCCGATCTACGAAGAAAAAGGATAGCTGCTCCTCCAAGCAAGGAAGACAATAACATTATACATCCAAGTCCAATGCTGGTCCATTGCACTGGCATTTCTTTAACTGGTCTCAGGTTACTAAAAACTAAAG GAGATGCAAAACGTAAAAGAGAGGGTTCTTGTGCTGGGACAAAGGGGTTTCGAGCTCCAGAG GTCCTACTCAGATCCCTACATCAAGGTCCTCAGGTCGATGTCTGGTCTGCTGGCGTTactcttctctatctaatggtTGGAAGAAGTCCTTTTACTGGAGACCCTGAACA GAACATAAAAGACATTGCTAAACTGAGGGGCAGTGAAGATTTATGGGAGGTGGCCAAATTACATGATCGTGAATCTGCATTTCCAGGG GAGTTGTTTAACATAAAATCCTTCCCACCTATGGATTTGCAAAGTTGGGTTAAGGCTCACACAAAGCGACCGGATTTTGTCAAGCTCATCCCGAGATCACTATTCGATCTAGTAGATAAGTGCCTCACAGTTAATCCAAGGCAAAGGATTACGGCCGATGAAGCTCTAAAGCATGAGTTCTTCATCCCATGCTTCGAGAGACTTCGGAAGCAGAAAATGCTTCGACGAGGTTCTAGCTCGACCTCTGCCGATGTCTTGGGAGAACGCGAAACGGTTCTTGGACAGTCATTTGAGGTTTCAAGATGA
- the LOC103498822 gene encoding RGG repeats nuclear RNA binding protein A-like: MATTNPFDLLGDDDAEDPSQLMAVKQAAAAVAPKKGSDHPQAKQQAAAAAKLNKPANLPSKPLPPAQAVREAKNEGGRGGRGSGRGGGGRGYGRGRGSGGFNREAANNEYSFSSNPEDGETGRTTEKRGGYGGPRGRGGRRGGFYNGDTDDGERPRGVFERHSGTGRGNEFKREGSGRGNWGRSTDEFPEVAEEANESQKLGDEKPVHEDGTAGVNTENTAKESEEKEPEDKEMTLEEYEKLLEEKRKSLLALKTEERKVDPKEFASLQQLSSKKENQDVFIKLGSDKDKRKEIADKEERTKKSVSINEFLKPADGERHYTPGGRGRGRGRGSRGGGYVSSSMSSNVAAPSIEDPGQFPTLGAK, translated from the exons ATGGCGACCACAAATCCATTTGATTTGTTGGGTGATGACGATGCTGAGGACCCATCGCAGCTAATGGCTGTCAAgcaggcggcggcggcggtggcgCCTAAGAAAGGTTCTGATCATCCTCAGGCTAAACAACAGGCGGCTGCGGCAGCTAAATTGAATAAACCTGCCAATCTTCCTTCCAAGCCTCTTCCGCCTGCTCAGGCTG TAAGGGAAGCAAAGAACGAAGGTGGTCGTGGAGGTCGTGGTAGTGGGCGTGGTGGAGGTGGACGTGGATATGGACGAGGGCGTGGCAGTGGTGGCTTCAATCGTGAGGCTGCCAATAATGAGTACTCATTTAGTAGTAACCCTGAAGATGGAGAAACTGGAAGGACAACAGAAAAACGTGGTGGATATGGTGGACCTCGTGGTCGTGGTGGCCGTCGTGGTGGTTTTTATAATGGAGATACTGATGATGGTGAACGCCCTCGTGGTGTATTTGAACGGCACAGTGGAACTGGTCGTGG AAATGAATTCAAGCGTGAAGGGTCTGGGCGTGGGAACTGGGGAAGGTCGACTGACGAATTTCCTGA GGTTGCTGAGGAAGCTAATGAATCTCAGAAGTTAGGTGATGAGAAGCCTGTTCACGAGGATGGTACTGCAGGTGTCAACACAGAGAACACTGCAAAAGAATCGGAGGAAAAAGAACCAGAAGACAAG GAAATGACTCTGGAGGAGTACGAAAAATTGCTGGAAGAGAAAAGGAAGTCCCTTTTGGCACTGAAAACTGAAGAGAGGAAGGTGGATCCTAAAGAATTTGCATCCTTGCAACAGCTATCAAGCAAAAAGGAAAACCAGGACGTCTTTATTAAATTG GGATCTGACAAGGATAAGCGAAAAGAAATTGCAGATAAGGAGGAAAGAACTAAGAAG TCCGTGAGTATCAATGAGTTCTTGAAGCCAGCCGATGGAGAGAGACACTACACTCCTGGTGGTCGGGGTAGAGGCCGGGGCCGTGGTTCAAGGGGAGGAGGTTATGTCAGCAGCTCGATGAGCAGCAATGTTGCAGCCCCGTCGATTGAGGATCCGGGGCAGTTCCCAACCTTAGGTGCGAAATGA
- the LOC103498821 gene encoding RGG repeats nuclear RNA binding protein A-like produces the protein MATLNPFDLLGDDDAEDPSQLIAAKVAAVATAPLSKKGPAQTKPLPSGAQQNKPASLPSKPLPPAQAVRESRNEGSRGGRGSGRGGGRGYGYGRGREGGGFNRDSANSENINAPEDGVGGKTTERRGYGGPRGRGGRRGGFNDGENAEGERPRRAFERHSGTGRGNEFKREGSGRGNWGRSTDEFAEVAEETVNETEKNVGDEKPIQENDTSGANTDNPAKEPEETEPEDKEMTLEEYEKLLEDKRKSLLALKTEERKVDPKEFASMQQLSSKKDNNDIFIKLGSEKDKRKEIADKEERTKKSLSINEFLRPAEGERHYTPGGRGRGRGRGSRGGYSGSSMSNIAAPSIEDPGQFPTLGAK, from the exons ATGGCGACCCTTAATCCTTTTGATTTGTTGGGGGATGATGATGCTGAGGACCCATCTCAGCTAATTGCGGCTAAGGTGGCGGCGGTGGCGACGGCCCCGCTGTCTAAGAAAGGCCCTGCTCAGACCAAACCCCTGCCTTCTGGGGCTCAACAGAATAAGCCTGCTAGTCTTCCTTCCAAACCTCTGCCACCTGCTCAGGCTG TAAGAGAATCAAGGAATGAAGGCAGTCGTGGAGGTCGTGGCAGTGGACGAGGTGGAGGACGGGGATATGGTTATGGGCGAGGTCGCGAGGGTGGTGGGTTTAATCGAGACTCTGCCAACAGTGAGAACATTAATGCACCTGAAGATGGAGTGGGTGGTAAGACAACTGAAAGACGTGGATATGGTGGGCCTCGTGGTCGTGGTGGCCGTCGGGGTGGTTTCAATGATGGAGAAAATGCTGAAGGGGAACGCCCTCGTAGAGCATTTGAACGCCACAGTGGAACTGGCCGTGG AAATGAATTTAAACGAGAAGGGTCTGGTCGTGGAAATTGGGGAAGGTCAACTGACGAATTTGCTGA GGTAGCAGAGGAAACCGTTAATGAAACTGAAAAGAATGTGGGTGACGAGAAGCCTATTCAAGAGAATGATACATCAGGGGCGAACACAGATAACCCTGCTAAAGAACCAGAGGAAACCGAACCAGAAGACAAG GAAATGACTCTGGAGGAGTATGAAAAGTTGCTTGAGGATAAAAGAAAGTCCCTTCTAGCTCTAAAAACTGAGGAGAGGAAGGTGGATCCTAAAGAATTTGCATCCATGCAACAACTTTCAAGCAAGAAGGACAACAACGACATATTTATTAAATTG GGATCTGAAAAGGATAAGCGAAAAGAAATTGCAGATAAAGAGGAGAGAACTAAGAAG TCTTTGAGTATTAATGAGTTCTTGAGGCCCGCGGAAGGAGAGCGTCACTACACCCCTGGTGGCCGAGGAAGGGGTCGTGGACGTGGTTCAAGGGGAGGATACAGTGGCAGCTCGATGAGCAATATTGCAGCCCCATCCATTGAAGACCCTGGGCAGTTCCCAACCTTAGGTGCGAAGTAA